The proteins below come from a single Triticum aestivum cultivar Chinese Spring chromosome 5D, IWGSC CS RefSeq v2.1, whole genome shotgun sequence genomic window:
- the LOC123120911 gene encoding bisdemethoxycurcumin synthase-like has translation MLQDDYADYYFRVTNSEHHAELKDNLKRICKKSGIERRYVHLDEELLGAHPEFTDRALPTLDARIDMASAAVPELAASAASRAIAEWGRPAADVTHLVFSTYSGGKAPSADLRLASLLGLRPTVSRTNLSLNGCSGGGRALQLAKELAENNRGARVLVACSELTLVPFYGPQEGRLDTILGHGIFGDGAGAVIVGADPVNCIEHPLFEMAFATQATIPDTQDEITMQLMKGGLDFHVSVRVPKLLKSNVERCLIDAFESIGISATWNDLFGAIHPGGRAILDHVEQLLGLGVDKLAASRRVLREYGNMSGPTVIFVLDELRRRRARGEEVAEWGVMMAFGPGITIETMVLHAATNSLGED, from the coding sequence GTAAGAAATCTGGCATTGAGAGGCGCTACGTGCACCTCGACGAGGAGCTCCTCGGCGCGCACCCGGAATTCACCGACCGCGCGCTGCCGACCCTCGACGCGCGGATAGACATGGCCTCGGCCGCGGTGCCCGAGCTCGCCGCGTCCGCCGCGTCCAGGGCCATCGCCGAGTGGGGGCGCCCGGCCGCCGACGTCACGCACCTCGTCTTCAGCACCTACTCCGGCGGGAAGGCCCCCAGCGCCGACCTCCGCCTGGCGTCGCTGCTTGGCCTCCGCCCCACCGTGTCCCGCACCAACCTCAGCCTCAACGGCTGCTCCGGCGGCGGCAGGGCGCTGCAGCTCGCCAAGGAGCTCGCCGAGAACAACCGCGGCGCGCGCGTCCTCGTGGCCTGCTCCGAGCTCACCCTCGTCCCGTTCTACGGCCCCCAGGAGGGCCGTCTCGACACCATCCTCGGCCACGGCATATTCGGCGACGGCGCGGGCGCCGTCATCGTCGGCGCCGACCCCGTCAACTGCATCGAGCACCCGCTGTTCGAGATGGCCTTCGCTACGCAGGCGACGATACCGGATACCCAGGACGAGATCACCATGCAGCTCATGAAGGGCGGCCTCGACTTCCACGTCTCCGTCCGGGTGCCGAAGCTGCTGAAGAGCAACGTCGAGCGCTGTCTGATCGACGCGTTCGAGTCCATTGGGATCAGTGCTACGTGGAACGATCTCTTCGGGGctatccaccctggtggccgtGCGATTTTGGACCACGTTGAGCAACTGCTCGGGCTGGGCGTCGATAAGCTGGCGGCGAGCCGACGGGTGCTGAGAGAGTACGGGAACATGAGCGGGCCAACGGTGATCTTCGTGCTCGATGAGCTGCGCCGGCGTAGGGCAAGGGGAGAGGAGGTGGCCGAGTGGGGTGTGATGATGGCGTTCGGTCCGGGGATCACGATCGAGACCATGGTGCTGCACGCCGCCACAAACAGCCTCGGGGAAGACTAG